The following proteins are encoded in a genomic region of Cervus elaphus chromosome 15, mCerEla1.1, whole genome shotgun sequence:
- the IKZF5 gene encoding zinc finger protein Pegasus isoform X1 — translation MGEKKPEPLDFVKDFQEYLTQQTHHVNMISGSVSGDKEAEALQGAGTDGDQNGLDHPSVEVSLDENSGMLVDGFERTFDGKLKCRYCNYASKGTARLIEHIRIHTGEKPHRCHLCPFASAYERHLEAHMRSHTGEKPYKCELCSFRCSDRSNLSHHRRRKHKMVPIKGTRSSLSSKKMWGVLQKKTSNLNYSRRALINLSPPSMVVQKPDYLNDFTHEIPNIQTDSYESMAKTTPTGGLPRDPQELMVDNPLNQLSTLAGQLSSLPPENQNPASPDVVPCAEEKPFMMQQPSAQAVVSAVSASLPQSSSPTSPEPRPSHGQRNYSPVAGPSSEPSAHTSTPSMGNSQPSTPAPTLPVQDPQLLHHCQHCDMYFADNILYTIHMGCHGYENPFQCNICGCKCKNKYDFACHFARGQHNQH, via the exons ATGGGTGAGAAGAAACCGGAGCCTTTGGACTTTGTGAAAGATTTCCAGGAATACCTAACTCAGCAGACCCATCATGTCAACATGATTTCTGGATCAGTTAGTGGGGACAAAGAAGCAGAGGCTCTTCAGGGAG CTGGAACAGATGGTGATCAAAATGGACTTGATCACCCATCTGTTGAAGTTTCCCTGGATGAAAACTCAGGAATGTTAGTAGACGGGTTTGAAAGGACCTTTGATGGAAAGCTCAAGTGTCGGTACTGCAACTATGCCAGCAAAGGCACCGCCCGGCTCATTGAACACATTAGAATTCACACAG gtGAGAAACCTCATCGATGTCACTTGTGTCCATTTGCATCTGCCTATGAGCGTCATCTGGAAGCCCACATGCGTTCCCATACAGGAGAAAAACCATACAAATGTGAATTGTGTTCCTTCCGCTGCAGTGACCGAAGCAACCTGTCCCATCATCGAAGGCGCAAGCATAAAATGGTACCAATTAAAGGTACTAGGTCTTCCTTAAGCAGCAAGAAAATGTGGGGGGTTTTACAGAAGAAAACTAGCAACCTGAACTATAGCAGAAGAGCACTCATCAACTTAAGCCCaccttccatggtggttcagaagCCAGACTACCTTAATGATTTTACCCATGAAATCCCAAATATCCAAACTGACTCCTATGAAAGTATGGCGAAAACCACACCAACTGGAGGCCTGCCAAGAGACCCCCAAGAACTCATGGTCGACAACCCTTTAAACCAGCTCTCAACTCTAGCCGGACAGCTGTCCAGTTTGCCACCTGAAAACCAAAATCCCGCATCCCCTGATGTAGTTCCCTGCGCCGAGGAGAAGCCCTTCATGATGCAGCAGCCCTCTGCCCAGGCAGTAGTTTCTGCTGTGTCAGCAAGTCTTCCTCAGAGCTCCTCTCCCACCAGCCCCGAGCCTCGGCCGTCACACGGTCAAAGGAACTACAGTCCGGTGGCAGGGCCGAGCAGTGAACCAAGTGCCCACACGAGTACTCCGAGCATGGGAAACAGCCAGCCGAGCACTCCAGCCCCCACCCTGCCAGTCCAGGACCCGCAGCTTCTCCACCACTGCCAGCACTGTGACATGTACTTTGCCGACAATATCCTTTACACTATTCACATGGGATGTCATGGGTATGAAAATCCTTTTCAGTGTAACATATGTGGATGCAAATGTAAAAACAAGTATGATTTTGCCTGTCATTTTGCAAGAGGGCAGCATAACCAACACTGA
- the IKZF5 gene encoding zinc finger protein Pegasus isoform X2 produces the protein MLVDGFERTFDGKLKCRYCNYASKGTARLIEHIRIHTGEKPHRCHLCPFASAYERHLEAHMRSHTGEKPYKCELCSFRCSDRSNLSHHRRRKHKMVPIKGTRSSLSSKKMWGVLQKKTSNLNYSRRALINLSPPSMVVQKPDYLNDFTHEIPNIQTDSYESMAKTTPTGGLPRDPQELMVDNPLNQLSTLAGQLSSLPPENQNPASPDVVPCAEEKPFMMQQPSAQAVVSAVSASLPQSSSPTSPEPRPSHGQRNYSPVAGPSSEPSAHTSTPSMGNSQPSTPAPTLPVQDPQLLHHCQHCDMYFADNILYTIHMGCHGYENPFQCNICGCKCKNKYDFACHFARGQHNQH, from the exons ATGTTAGTAGACGGGTTTGAAAGGACCTTTGATGGAAAGCTCAAGTGTCGGTACTGCAACTATGCCAGCAAAGGCACCGCCCGGCTCATTGAACACATTAGAATTCACACAG gtGAGAAACCTCATCGATGTCACTTGTGTCCATTTGCATCTGCCTATGAGCGTCATCTGGAAGCCCACATGCGTTCCCATACAGGAGAAAAACCATACAAATGTGAATTGTGTTCCTTCCGCTGCAGTGACCGAAGCAACCTGTCCCATCATCGAAGGCGCAAGCATAAAATGGTACCAATTAAAGGTACTAGGTCTTCCTTAAGCAGCAAGAAAATGTGGGGGGTTTTACAGAAGAAAACTAGCAACCTGAACTATAGCAGAAGAGCACTCATCAACTTAAGCCCaccttccatggtggttcagaagCCAGACTACCTTAATGATTTTACCCATGAAATCCCAAATATCCAAACTGACTCCTATGAAAGTATGGCGAAAACCACACCAACTGGAGGCCTGCCAAGAGACCCCCAAGAACTCATGGTCGACAACCCTTTAAACCAGCTCTCAACTCTAGCCGGACAGCTGTCCAGTTTGCCACCTGAAAACCAAAATCCCGCATCCCCTGATGTAGTTCCCTGCGCCGAGGAGAAGCCCTTCATGATGCAGCAGCCCTCTGCCCAGGCAGTAGTTTCTGCTGTGTCAGCAAGTCTTCCTCAGAGCTCCTCTCCCACCAGCCCCGAGCCTCGGCCGTCACACGGTCAAAGGAACTACAGTCCGGTGGCAGGGCCGAGCAGTGAACCAAGTGCCCACACGAGTACTCCGAGCATGGGAAACAGCCAGCCGAGCACTCCAGCCCCCACCCTGCCAGTCCAGGACCCGCAGCTTCTCCACCACTGCCAGCACTGTGACATGTACTTTGCCGACAATATCCTTTACACTATTCACATGGGATGTCATGGGTATGAAAATCCTTTTCAGTGTAACATATGTGGATGCAAATGTAAAAACAAGTATGATTTTGCCTGTCATTTTGCAAGAGGGCAGCATAACCAACACTGA